One window from the genome of Garra rufa chromosome 1, GarRuf1.0, whole genome shotgun sequence encodes:
- the LOC141331898 gene encoding interferon-induced very large GTPase 1-like, which yields MNYRARYINVKKAIEQDQTQQSDNDSSEDEGNIFEYVPLSKTSQSERIHPMDVQMAVFHCSDGFLKQLMVTKLSQCQYALPLLVPDPFTRQIEFPLWTFRQINKSWKMRNSNNKIISKTQPIYKAETPVVFFFRFGSVSLSKSQLMNSLINEKHNTFFHRNCPGSSRTRVLMDGVVEIAWFCPSEKDTDNFNDCLAFCNLHGDAGDHEKQLQILTEMASVNVVLLPQLDKNDRCAAQIQNLFKKKIPLICLLTEDESTVKKMKKEKFIIGLKNRNQSDVSEELRRAINECLSYTSYRHENVFTNLKFKNSDIRVDEEDDDDCRRGREAAQQMITSLEKKNLTEIKESFLPHQGKLWHQWCQKNKELYRPQTDQIEQEKGMKKTEMNNIRKQQHNSNISEFMNYFIKEMHSNNEHEKTFFLNWLRILLDEYTSADLTTLHHKYNKKWSTVVKLKENHNKSEQLREELDKISEDLQAASFGLEHIMREIGQIYESCFSVKESKKGLQIDFSSLPRLAAEMMISGFPLELMDGDAAHVPVIWISAVLDQLIQKLGDQRVFVLSVLGIQSSGKSTMLNAMFGLQFAVSAGRCTKGAFMQLVRLSDEMKTQMNFDYILVVDTEGLRALELAGRSTRDHDNELATFVVGLGNLTLINIFGENPSEMQETLQIVVQAFMRMKEVRLSPSCVFVHQNVSDITAGEKNMEGKRRLQEKLDEMTKLAAKDEVYDAECFSDVIAFDVQNDVKYFAQLWEGSPPMAPPNPNYCENIQELKETILSNVSKSHGIMLKDLIDRIKDLWEALLNERFVFSFRNSLEISAYRRLETEYSKWSWSLRSAMRETENKLYNKIENEAIHEVEETGLLGELKRTSEEVKKSMSEFFEKDKNKDILIQWTISFEIKIKDVEENIVRETNRKLNEILQQRDLKKKIDAQRTQHENTLYEKSKALALKLKDKNNDEETLKKEFNLFWEQSVKKIIRDTPSIKDIDIMRDVRGILSNSYESVHVDLCRDSSEYNKVATVQSYSAYVQLKTSSGMKEQVEDKFRGWFGYGPLSKEDDVQIKSLVTDVSEQTDKMIQSFNISKMGYNISCIQQLIDYIKARIVKHEGGPVKYVFKNDFFMDLVLWICERANNIITDQHRLFRDANDPKIYVEKKREEYYSIFQEYCRGATSTAIFAEIICQKLKEPIEQSVYKQTAKDLADEMISNCESLNGNRSNLEKHILKRLAEEEDFDKYMDYIETPKDHFKSFIRDEVSRYISDKFSVSVLLKMKKNIELLKTTIVESAYKSTEHVQVYCGDVGLWLESFTQQLKDLLIFSEKDLSGVKHDDVNDFKLLEEVISDKFPKKMSEISSKFNTDTFDEKLDFEFRPEGLLIDHFCQCCWVQCPFCAAICTNTIENHPGDHSVPFHRVDGVNGWYYHQTDDLSAVFCTSLVTSGLKFHASNELFPYNEYRKAGGVYAEWSITSDCSELPYWKWFVCRFQKDLEKHYNKTFKGRGEIPPEWRTHEKHDAIQSLEKLTVRTDRTDKT from the coding sequence ATGAACTACAGAGCAAGATACATTAATGTTAAAAAGGCCATTGAACAGGATCAAACACAACAAAGTGACAATGACTCATCTGAGGATGAGGGAAATATTTTTGAATATGTCCCTTTGTCAAAAACAAGCCAATCTGAGCGAATCCACCCGATGGATGTTCAGATGGCCGTGTTTCATTGTTCTGATGGTTTCCtgaagcagctgatggtgactaAACTGTCCCAGTGTCAGTACGCTCTGCCTCTGCTTGTTCCTGATCCATTCACACGACAGATTGAGTTTCCTCTCTGGACATTCAGACAAATCAACAAAAGCTGGAAGATGAGaaacagcaacaataaaatcATCAGTAAGACCCAGCCAATCTACAAGGCAGAAACTCCAGTGGTGTTTTTCTTCAGGTTTGGCTCTGTGTCTTTGTCCAAGTCTCAGCTGATGAACAGTCTTATCAACGAGAAACACAACACGTTCTTCCACAGGAACTGCCCAGGCAGCAGCAGAACCAGAGTCCTGATGGATGGAGTGGTGGAGATCGCCTGGTTCTGCCCCTCTGAGAAAGACACAGATAACTTCAATGACTGTCTTGCGTTCTGTAATCTACACGGTGATGCAGGAGACCATGAGAAACAGCTGCAGATCCTCACTGAAATGGCCTCAGTCAATGTTGTTCTTCTACCACAACTAGATAAGAATGACAGATGTGCAGCACAAATCCAGaacctgttcaaaaaaaaaataccactcaTTTGTCTTTTAACAGAGGATGAATCTACTGTAAAGAAAATGAAGAAAGAGAAATTCATAATTGGTCTTAAGAATAGAAATCAGTCAGATGTTTCAGAAGAACTCAGAAGAGCTATAAATGAATGCCTCTCATACACatcttacagacatgaaaatgtTTTCACAAACTTAAAGTTTAAAAATTCAGACATCAGAGTAGATGAGGAAGATGATGATGACTGCAGGAGAGGAAGGGAAGCAGCACAGCAGATGATTACTTCACTGGAGAAGAAAAATCTGACAGAGATCAAAGAATCATTTCTGCCTCATCAGGGGAAACTGTGGCATCAGTGGTGTCAGAAGAACAAAGAACTATATCGACCTCAAACAGATCAAATAGAACAGGAAAAAGGTAtgaaaaaaacagaaatgaataATATACGAAAACAGCAACATAATTCCAACATCAGCGAATTTATGAATTACTTTATTAAAGAAATGCACTCAAATAATGAACATGagaagactttttttcttaactgGCTCAGAATCCTCCTGGATGAATATACTTCAGCTGACCTTACTACTCTTCATCACAAGTATAATAAAAAGTGGTCAACTGTTGTAAAACTAAAAGAAAATCACAATAAATCTGAGCAGCTCAGAGAAGAACTTGACAAAATATCCGAGGATCTTCAAGCTGCATCCTTTGGTTTGGAGCACATCATGAGAGAGATCGGTCAGATCTATGAATCATGTTTTTCTGTGAAAGAGAGCAAGAAAGGCCTGCAGATTGACTTCTCTTCTCTCCCGCGTCTTGCAGCAGAGATGATGATCTCTGGATTTCCACTGGAGCTGATGGATGGAGATGCTGCTCATGTTCCTGTGATCTGGATCTCTGCTGTTCTAGATCAACTCATCCAGAAACTGGGAGACCAGAGAGTCTTTGTGCTGTCAGTTTTGGGAATTCAGAGCTCTGGGAAATCCACCATGCTGAATGCCATGTTTGGACTCCAGTTTGCTGTCAGTGCTGGCAGGTGCACCAAAGGAGCTTTCATGCAGCTGGTCAGATTGTCAGATGAGATGAAAACACAGATGAACTTTGACTATATTCTGGTTGTTGATACTGAGGGTCTTCGTGCtctagaactggctggaagatcAACAAGAGATCATGACAATGAATTGGCCACATTTGTTGTGGGTCTTGGAAATCTGACCCTGATCAACATCTTTGGAGAAAACCCATCTGAGATGCAAGAGACTCTTCAGATTGTTGTTCAGGCCTTCATGAGGATGAAGGAGGTCAGACTGAGTCCcagctgtgtgtttgtgcatcAGAACGTTTCAGACATCACAGCTGGAGAGAAAAACATGGAGGGAAAAAGACGACTGCAGGAGAAACTGGATGAGATGACAAAACTTGCTGCTAAAGATGAAGTCTATGATGCTGAATGTTTCAGTGATGTTATTGCATTTGATGTTCAGAATGATGTGAAGTATTTTGCTCAGCTCTGGGAGGGCAGCCCACCAATGGCACCACCAAACCCAAACTACTGTGAGAACATTCAAGAACTAAAGGAAACTATTCTGTCAAATGTCTCAAAATCACATGGAATTATGCTCAAAGACTTAATAGATCGTATTAAAGATCTCTGGGAGGCTTTACTGAATGAACGATTCGTCTTCAGCTTCAGAAATTCACTAGAGATTTCAGCTTACAGACGACTGGAGACTGAATACAGCAAATGGTCTTGGAGTCTCCGCAGTGCCATGAGGGAAACTGAGAACAAGCTATACAACAAAATAGAAAATGAAGCAATTCATGAGGTTGAGGAAACTGGTCTTCTAGGAGAACTGAAGAGGACAAGTGAAGAAGTAAAAAAATCAATGTCAGAATTCTTTGAGAAAGACAAAAATAAAGATATACTTATTCAGTGGACAATATcatttgaaattaaaatcaaaGATGTTGAAGAAAATATTGTGAGAGAAACAAATAGGAAATTAAATGAGATTCTTCAGCAGCGAGACCTGAAGAAAAAGATTGATGCTCAAAGGACACAACATGAAAACACTCTTTATGAAAAGAGTAAAGCCCTTGCCTTAAAActcaaagacaaaaataatgatgaaGAAACACTGAAGAAAGAGTTTAATTTGTTTTGGGAACAGAGTGTAAAGAAGATCATCAGAGACACTCCTTCAATCAAAGACATTGACATAATGAGAGATGTGAGAGGGATTCTCAGTAACAGCTACGAAAGTGTTCATGTAGACCTCTGTAGGGACAGCAGTGAGTACAACAAAGTTGCCACTGTACAGAGTTATTCAGCTTATGTACAATTAAAAACATCCAGTGGAATGAAAGAACAAGTTGAAGACAAATTCAGGGGGTGGTTTGGTTATGGTCCTCTATCTAAAGAAGATGACGTTCAAATAAAATCATTAGTCACAGATGTCTCTGAGCAAACAGACAAAATGATTCAGTCATTTAACATTTCAAAGATGGGCTACAATATCAGCTGCATTCAACAACTCATTGACTACATCAAGGCAAGAATTGTAAAACATGAAGGAGGACCAGTCAAATATGTGTTTAAGAATGATTTCTTCATGGATTTGGTTCTGTGGATCTGTGAGAGAGCAAACAATATAATCACTGACCAACACAGACTGTTCAGGGATGCCAATGATCCTAAAATATATGTTGAGAAGAAGAGAGAAGAGTACTATAGTATTTTCCAGGAATACTGTCGTGGAGCAACATCGACGGCAATTTTTGCTGAAATAATCTGTCAGAAACTCAAAGAGCCCATTGAACAGAGTGTCTACAAGCAGACAGCTAAAGATTTAGCAGATGAAATGATATCAAACTGTGAATCACTGAATGGAAACAGGTCAAATTTGGAGAAACACATCTTAAAGAGATTAGCAGAAGAGGAGGATTTTGACAAATACATGGACTACATTGAAACTCCCAAAGATCACTTCAAGAGTTTCATCAGAGATGAAGTAAGTCGGTACATCTCTGATAAATTCAGTGTCAGTGTTTTACTCAAGATGAAGAAGAACATTGAACTTCTGAAGACGACGATCGTGGAATCAGCATATAAATCTACTGAACATGTTCAAGTGTACTGTGGAGATGTTGGTTTGTGGTTGGAGAGTTTCACACAGCAGCTCAAAGATTTGTTGATCTTCTCTGAAAAAGACCTCAGTGGAGTGAAACATGATGATGTTAATGATTTCAAACTCCTAGAAGAAGTGATAAGCGATAAATTTCCTAAAAAAATGTCTGAGATCAGCAGCAAGTTCAACACAGATACATTTGATGAAAAACTGGACTTTGAGTTTAGGCCAGAAGGGCTTCTGATTGATCATTTCTGTCAGTGCTGTTGGGTTCAGTGTCCATTCTGTGCAGCCATCTGCACCAACACCATAGAAAATCATCCTGGAGATCACAGTGTTCCTTTCCACAGAGTGGATGGAGTCAATGGATGGTATTATCATCAAACAGATGATCTCAGTGCTGTTTTTTGCACATCTTTAGTGACAAGTGGATTAAAATTTCATGCTTCAAATGAATTGTTTCCATACAATGAATACAGAAAAGCAGGAGGGGTTTATGCAGAGTGGAGCATCACTTCTGACTGCTCTGAACTACCCTACTGGAAGTGGTTTGTGTGCAGATTCCAGAAAGATCTGGAAAAACATTATAATAAAACATTCAAGGGTCGTGGTGAGATTCCACCTGAATGGCGAACACACGAAAAACATGATGCTATTCAAAGTTTAGAAAAATTGACTGTTAGAACTGATAGAACAGATAAGACATAA